In a single window of the Populus alba chromosome 16, ASM523922v2, whole genome shotgun sequence genome:
- the LOC118039337 gene encoding ferritin, chloroplastic-like, with protein MASTFSRSVSAFSLATKQGDAASGGNGISSLPLFSRKKRNTSLAVSSASGTLTGLVFQPFEEVKREDFLVPISRQVSLARQFYVDECEAAINEQINVEYSASYVYHAMFAYFDRDNVALKGLAKFFKESSEEEREHAEKLMKYQNIRGGKVVLHSILTPVSEFEHVEKGDALYAMELALSLEKLTNEKLLSLHKVADENNDPQMQDFIESEFLEEQVESIKKIAEYVTQLRMVGKGHGVWHFDQMLLHEAHAA; from the exons ATGGCTTCAACTTTTTCGAGAAGTGTTTCTGCCTTTTCTCTTGCAACAAAGCAAGGGGACGCTGCTAGTGGTGGGAATGGCATTTCTTCCTTGCCTTTGTTTTccagaaagaaaaggaacactAGTCTTGCAGTTTCTTCTGCCAGTGGAACTCTTACCGGTCTAGTGTTCCAGCCATTTGAAGAGGTGAAGAGGGAGGACTTTCTTGTTCCTATTTCTCGTCAGGTTTCTCTTGCTCGTCAGTTCTATGTGGATGAGTGTGAAGCTGCCATTAACGAGCAGATCAA TGTGGAGTATTCTGCTTCCTACGTATACCATGCCATGTTTGCCTATTTTGACAGGGATAACGTTGCTCTCAAAGGCCTAGCCAA ATTCTTCAAGGAATcaagtgaagaagaaagagaacatGCTGAGAAGCTCATGAAGTATCAG AATATACGAGGAGGGAAGGTGGTGCTTCACTCTATACTGACGCCCGTTTCTGAATTTGAGCATGTTGAGAAAGGAGATGCACTATATG CTATGGAACTGGCATTGTCTTTGGAGAAGTTGACAAATGAGAAACTACTGAGCTTGCACAAG GTGGCAGATGAGAACAAtgatccacaaatgcaagattTCATCGAAAGCGAGTTTTTGGAAGAGCAG gTTGAATCCATTAAGAAGATAGCAGAATATGTCACTCAATTGCGGATGGTTGGAAAAGGCCATG GAGTATGGCACTTTGATCAGATGCTCCTCCATGAGGCTCATGCTGCATGA